From Solidesulfovibrio carbinoliphilus subsp. oakridgensis, the proteins below share one genomic window:
- a CDS encoding DVU0772 family protein, with translation MQTQTDLTSLVIDWDMTPEDAVTLYLEWGNNSWYADHKPVTSKNDFSTYFVVNTWTGTPQLTLLRRNSDDCVELASFDLPEDLARDFMEENGGNKGVYAPNEAIKKWLQATHFN, from the coding sequence ATGCAGACCCAAACCGACCTGACCAGCCTCGTCATAGACTGGGACATGACCCCGGAAGACGCCGTGACCCTGTATCTGGAGTGGGGCAACAACTCCTGGTACGCGGACCATAAGCCGGTGACGTCGAAGAACGATTTTTCCACCTACTTCGTGGTCAACACCTGGACGGGTACGCCCCAGTTGACGCTTTTGCGCCGTAACTCCGACGACTGCGTGGAGCTGGCCTCCTTCGACCTGCCGGAAGACCTGGCCCGGGACTTCATGGAGGAAAACGGCGGCAACAAGGGTGTGTACGCGCCGAACGAAGCCATCAAGAAGTGGTTGCAGGCCACCCATTTCAACTAG
- a CDS encoding metallophosphoesterase family protein, whose amino-acid sequence MLLAVIADIHANLEAFEAVLAAIDRERPAAVVNLGDAVGYGPDPEAVLRLLAERGIPSVRGNHEWAVADPARESRFNPQAREALARTRELLPPELVARIAAFPTSLSLYGCRFVHGLPPNDTGTYLFEAGEVTLRRAFARTAERVSFVGHTHMLEAASLAGRDVERYELALGDNPLDPLRRHIVNVGSVGQPRDGDNRAKYGLYDDVAHVLAIRAVPYDIEAVARKILARGLPPRYADRLR is encoded by the coding sequence ATGCTGCTCGCTGTCATCGCCGACATCCACGCCAATCTCGAAGCCTTCGAAGCGGTCCTGGCCGCCATCGACCGGGAGCGGCCGGCGGCGGTGGTCAACTTGGGCGACGCCGTGGGCTACGGCCCGGACCCGGAGGCCGTGCTGCGGCTCCTGGCCGAACGCGGCATCCCGAGCGTGCGCGGCAACCACGAGTGGGCCGTGGCCGATCCGGCCCGGGAGTCCCGGTTCAATCCGCAAGCCCGGGAGGCCCTGGCCCGGACCCGGGAGCTTCTGCCTCCGGAACTGGTGGCCCGCATCGCCGCCTTTCCGACCTCGCTGTCGCTCTACGGCTGCCGCTTCGTCCACGGCCTGCCGCCCAACGACACCGGCACCTATCTGTTCGAGGCCGGCGAGGTGACGCTGCGCCGGGCCTTTGCCCGCACGGCCGAGCGTGTGTCCTTCGTCGGCCACACCCACATGCTCGAAGCCGCCTCCCTGGCCGGCCGCGACGTGGAGCGTTACGAGCTGGCCCTCGGGGACAATCCCCTCGACCCGCTACGCCGGCACATCGTCAACGTCGGCTCCGTGGGCCAGCCCCGCGACGGCGACAACCGGGCCAAGTACGGCCTCTACGACGACGTGGCCCACGTCCTCGCCATCCGGGCCGTGCCCTACGACATCGAGGCCGTGGCCCGAAAGATCCTGGCCCGCGGCCTGCCCCCGCGCTACGCCGACAGGCTGCGGTAA